One Scytonema millei VB511283 DNA window includes the following coding sequences:
- a CDS encoding glycosyltransferase: protein MRFRTSWYNHTERVLIVIALILVGIWSIQQLNWLDLMAELLNFWQWGQASFSNVVSSLHVLLFPSVLGVAAATIAIHAFPSFPPVWVRVAVSSIVVLLGLRYLTWRLFITLNFSDFWNGSLSLLFLAIDIAGFVVCVASLCHMSFITNRSPQADRLSKAVIAGTYCPWVDVWIPTYNEPVELLRRTIIGCQAMDYANKRVYLLDDKRRPAMRSLAEELGCVYLCRPDNRHAKAGNLNHAMKQTQGELIVSFDADFIPTREFLTRTVGFFQDPQVALVQTPQTFYNGDPIKHNLGLGGILTNDQDLFFRLVQSGRDTFNCVICCGSSFIMRRHAVEKVGGIPTETLCEDLLTSVKLQAAKYKVLYLNEALSAGASAENIGGYIDQRIRWGQGTLQTLFCSLNPLTMPGLNLVQRCFYAIGILGWLLTGLQIFSLLVPLGFLLLGLMPLKAEMDELLFFWLPYYLINLTVFAWLNGSKRSSLWADVYANITCFPLALMTVKTLMNPFGKGFKVTPKGVDASGVAVNWQVAYPLIFTLGLYVIALAVHLFGLQWEGKPVSPGFSIFWGIYNACVLAIAIQVAIDVPQEVLSISFPHQLSCQLILGDRIIDGHTVEISQKGAKIQLDSFPTNYPSDTVSQIDIPFLELKTLALICLPSRTAKNGTKIEIEFVSLTLEQERRLIEFLFCRPGQWQETPVSEFKSFWALITSVFRLYPLAETQRVNSNAITTLIKS from the coding sequence ATGCGATTTAGAACTTCCTGGTATAACCACACAGAACGAGTGCTGATAGTCATAGCACTAATCTTGGTAGGAATTTGGTCGATTCAACAGCTCAACTGGTTGGATTTAATGGCTGAGTTGCTGAATTTTTGGCAGTGGGGACAAGCATCTTTTTCTAATGTGGTTAGTTCCCTGCACGTTCTGCTCTTTCCTTCCGTGCTGGGTGTTGCTGCTGCCACGATCGCAATTCATGCTTTTCCTAGTTTTCCGCCAGTTTGGGTAAGGGTGGCTGTTTCTAGCATAGTGGTGCTGCTAGGCTTACGTTACTTGACTTGGCGATTATTTATCACGCTTAACTTTAGCGATTTTTGGAACGGTAGCCTCAGCTTGTTGTTTTTGGCGATCGATATCGCCGGATTTGTGGTCTGTGTTGCCTCTTTGTGCCACATGAGTTTTATTACCAACCGTTCCCCCCAGGCAGATCGCTTGTCAAAAGCCGTGATTGCTGGGACTTATTGCCCTTGGGTAGACGTGTGGATTCCGACTTACAACGAACCAGTGGAACTGTTGCGACGGACAATTATCGGCTGTCAGGCGATGGATTATGCCAATAAGCGGGTGTATTTGTTAGACGATAAGCGCCGTCCGGCAATGCGATCGCTCGCCGAGGAATTAGGTTGTGTTTATCTCTGTCGCCCCGATAATCGCCATGCAAAAGCAGGTAATCTCAACCATGCCATGAAACAAACTCAAGGGGAATTAATTGTTTCCTTTGATGCTGATTTTATTCCTACTCGCGAATTTCTGACGCGCACGGTGGGATTTTTTCAAGACCCACAAGTTGCTTTAGTGCAAACTCCTCAAACTTTCTATAATGGCGATCCGATCAAGCACAATTTAGGTTTAGGTGGAATTTTAACCAACGATCAGGATTTATTTTTTCGCCTAGTTCAATCTGGTAGAGATACTTTTAACTGCGTCATTTGTTGCGGTTCTTCTTTCATCATGCGCCGTCACGCCGTGGAGAAAGTTGGTGGTATTCCTACCGAAACTCTTTGCGAAGATCTTTTAACTTCAGTCAAACTTCAAGCAGCAAAATACAAGGTTTTATATTTAAATGAAGCCTTGTCTGCTGGTGCTTCAGCCGAAAATATTGGTGGCTACATCGATCAGCGGATTCGTTGGGGACAAGGAACGCTACAAACTCTATTTTGTTCCCTTAATCCTTTAACCATGCCAGGGCTGAATTTAGTTCAACGCTGCTTTTATGCTATTGGAATCTTAGGCTGGTTGCTAACAGGTTTGCAGATATTTTCCTTGCTCGTACCTTTAGGATTTCTCTTATTAGGATTGATGCCGTTAAAAGCGGAAATGGATGAATTGCTTTTCTTTTGGCTACCTTATTATTTAATCAATCTCACCGTATTTGCTTGGTTAAATGGTAGCAAGCGATCGTCTTTGTGGGCTGATGTTTACGCCAACATCACCTGCTTTCCTTTGGCATTAATGACTGTTAAAACACTAATGAATCCGTTTGGAAAAGGTTTTAAAGTCACGCCTAAAGGTGTAGATGCTAGTGGGGTAGCTGTAAATTGGCAAGTTGCTTATCCGCTCATTTTCACTCTAGGATTGTATGTTATTGCCCTCGCCGTGCATTTATTTGGTTTGCAGTGGGAAGGTAAACCAGTCAGTCCAGGGTTTAGTATTTTTTGGGGAATTTATAATGCTTGCGTGTTAGCGATCGCCATTCAAGTTGCGATCGACGTTCCCCAAGAAGTTTTGTCTATTAGTTTTCCGCATCAACTTTCTTGTCAGTTAATTTTAGGCGATCGCATTATTGATGGTCATACGGTTGAAATATCACAGAAAGGGGCAAAAATTCAGCTTGACTCATTTCCGACAAATTATCCTTCAGACACAGTTAGCCAAATTGATATTCCATTTCTGGAACTGAAAACATTAGCTCTAATTTGCCTTCCCAGCCGTACAGCCAAAAATGGCACGAAAATAGAAATAGAATTCGTGAGTTTGACCTTAGAACAAGAGCGCCGACTGATAGAATTTCTTTTCTGTCGCCCCGGTCAATGGCAAGAGACTCCCGTAAGTGAATTCAAATCTTTTTGGGCGTTGATTACCTCTGTCTTTCGTTTATATCCCTTAGCTGAAACTCAGAGAGTTAATAGCAACGCTATAACCACATTAATTAAGTCGTAA
- a CDS encoding glycoside hydrolase family 26 protein — protein sequence MIQLKKIANFKLRKKSFLQFWAIACLIFLLSLSQLTPTLAATDNSLFGVYYGNNGFQMAQVQALETWQGKKNTVINLFTTWCDKSTVMDNLFNDQLLNIWNNQNVPMITWEPFSCPVSSNPTDAELRSITPGDIEIRAAYGEYDTYFHNWADRMKVFLSGSDGIYNTNDDRRAYIRFAHEMNGNWYPWSPVSGEGGNPASDYILMWQRVKSLFFNKGMEWTHLQWVWCVNYNDYQGYNAEALYPGDAYVDWISISGYNWGASQTWSPWITPEQTFGNMLGRLRALSTRPISITEVASTPATPNGISTDAKALWITNFYKYVLANDIKMVVWFNFSKETDWSVFGGPSGDSYFDYYYNRYNAYSSYKNAISADAFVPSDPNNPRLLTDAKFAGY from the coding sequence ATGATTCAACTCAAAAAAATTGCCAACTTCAAATTGAGAAAGAAATCTTTTCTACAATTCTGGGCGATCGCCTGCCTTATTTTTCTGCTTTCCCTAAGTCAATTAACCCCCACATTAGCAGCTACAGATAATTCGCTGTTTGGCGTTTATTACGGCAACAACGGCTTTCAAATGGCGCAAGTTCAAGCTCTAGAAACCTGGCAGGGTAAGAAAAATACTGTAATTAACCTATTCACGACTTGGTGTGACAAAAGCACTGTCATGGATAATCTATTCAACGACCAACTCTTAAATATTTGGAACAATCAAAACGTTCCGATGATTACTTGGGAACCGTTTTCTTGTCCCGTTTCCTCCAATCCAACTGATGCTGAGTTACGCAGCATTACTCCAGGTGACATCGAGATCCGCGCCGCCTATGGCGAGTATGACACTTACTTCCACAACTGGGCAGACCGGATGAAGGTATTTTTAAGCGGTTCCGATGGCATATACAATACCAATGACGATCGCCGCGCTTACATTCGCTTTGCTCACGAAATGAATGGCAACTGGTATCCTTGGAGTCCAGTCTCAGGGGAAGGTGGTAATCCTGCTAGCGATTATATTCTCATGTGGCAGCGCGTCAAAAGCTTATTTTTCAACAAGGGGATGGAGTGGACGCATCTGCAATGGGTTTGGTGTGTCAACTATAACGATTACCAGGGATACAATGCTGAGGCTTTATACCCTGGCGATGCTTATGTAGACTGGATATCGATTAGCGGCTATAACTGGGGTGCAAGTCAAACTTGGTCGCCTTGGATAACTCCAGAACAGACATTTGGCAATATGCTCGGTCGCTTACGGGCTTTATCGACCAGACCGATCTCCATCACCGAGGTAGCCAGCACTCCAGCCACGCCCAACGGTATTAGTACAGACGCTAAAGCATTGTGGATTACCAACTTCTATAAATACGTTCTGGCGAACGATATCAAGATGGTTGTCTGGTTTAATTTTTCCAAAGAAACTGACTGGTCGGTGTTTGGTGGTCCCAGTGGCGATAGCTATTTCGATTACTACTACAACAGGTATAACGCTTACTCTAGCTACAAGAATGCGATTAGCGCTGATGCGTTTGTTCCTTCAGATCCGAATAATCCCCGTTTATTGACGGATGCGAAGTTTGCGGGATATTAA
- a CDS encoding glycoside hydrolase family 26 protein, translating into MTFRRKKNFMRSLARQLVSARTYFFCLTIALFICCLPLQATTNKPLLGVYYGDNGWEMERVQAMEKWQGKQHTTIALFANWCDSTTALDNLFRQQLVKIWGDRHIPAIAWEPFSCNASATPSDIEVKIANGDFDSYINRWADRMKTFLSGADGIYNTQDDRRAYIRLAHEMNGNWYPWSAAQGTNQPADYIRMWQHVKSLFSNKGMERTHLQWIWCVNATDVGNYQAESFYPGDNYVDWVGIDGYNWGKTQTWSQWQDPELVFGNMLRRLRHLTSKPVAIGEVATTTSTTAGNRISEKSRWITNVFNYAQSHNIKAIAWFNQDKETDWAVFGGDRGDSTFVDNGKTYKTYSAYKLAIRDRSWISANTKNPRLIADAEFAGL; encoded by the coding sequence ATGACATTCCGAAGAAAGAAGAATTTCATGCGATCGCTGGCTCGTCAACTCGTGTCAGCCAGGACTTACTTTTTCTGTCTGACGATCGCCCTTTTCATTTGCTGTCTCCCCCTGCAAGCCACTACCAATAAACCGCTATTAGGCGTGTATTACGGTGACAATGGCTGGGAAATGGAGCGGGTGCAAGCAATGGAAAAATGGCAGGGTAAGCAACATACAACGATCGCGCTGTTTGCTAACTGGTGCGATTCTACTACCGCTCTGGATAACTTATTTAGACAACAACTGGTCAAAATTTGGGGCGATCGCCACATACCCGCGATTGCGTGGGAACCATTTTCTTGCAATGCTTCCGCCACTCCCAGCGATATTGAAGTAAAAATTGCCAATGGCGATTTCGACTCATACATAAATCGATGGGCAGACAGGATGAAAACCTTTCTCAGCGGTGCAGACGGCATTTATAATACTCAGGACGATCGCCGCGCTTACATTCGTCTCGCTCACGAAATGAATGGCAACTGGTATCCTTGGAGTGCAGCTCAAGGCACAAATCAACCGGCTGATTATATCCGCATGTGGCAACATGTCAAAAGTTTATTTTCCAACAAAGGTATGGAACGCACGCATTTGCAATGGATCTGGTGCGTTAATGCTACAGATGTGGGTAACTATCAAGCCGAGTCGTTTTATCCGGGTGACAATTACGTAGATTGGGTAGGAATTGACGGCTACAACTGGGGTAAAACTCAAACATGGTCTCAGTGGCAAGATCCAGAACTAGTGTTCGGCAATATGCTCCGCCGCTTGCGTCACCTCACATCGAAACCTGTAGCGATTGGTGAGGTGGCGACTACGACATCTACCACTGCTGGTAATAGAATCTCGGAGAAATCCCGGTGGATTACCAATGTCTTTAATTATGCTCAAAGCCACAATATCAAAGCGATCGCGTGGTTCAATCAAGACAAAGAAACAGATTGGGCTGTTTTTGGTGGCGATCGCGGCGACAGTACATTTGTAGATAATGGCAAAACTTACAAAACTTATTCTGCCTACAAGTTAGCTATTCGCGATCGCAGTTGGATCTCTGCTAATACAAAAAATCCCCGCCTGATCGCAGATGCAGAGTTTGCTGGTTTGTAA
- a CDS encoding ABC transporter permease has protein sequence MASSKLSLTSGQQWLTGLASSETFIYIIKRLAQALLTLLLASALSFFIIQLAPGDYLDTLRQNPKISPERIEQLRQQFGLDRPWIEQYFRWLWRIVTQGDFGTSFVYQRSVSSLLWERVGATLLLAISSLIVTWAIAIPLGIVAAVKQNQWSDRVLQVISYTGQGFPSFITALLLLIFAQNVSPLFPVGDMTSINHADLTPLGKILDVGWHMILPTIALSITSFAGLQRIARGELLDVLRQDYIQTARAKGLPENRVIYVHALRNAINPLITILGFELAGLLSGAFIAEFFFNWPGLGRLILQAVLAQDLYLVMASLVMGAVMLIVGNLIADLLLKVADPRIKLENP, from the coding sequence CTTCTAGTAAACTTTCATTAACATCTGGTCAGCAGTGGCTGACGGGGTTAGCCTCAAGCGAAACATTTATTTATATTATCAAGCGGCTAGCCCAAGCCCTCTTGACATTATTACTAGCATCTGCATTGTCATTCTTTATTATTCAACTTGCTCCTGGGGATTATTTGGATACCCTGCGGCAAAACCCCAAAATCTCGCCCGAACGGATCGAGCAACTGCGACAACAGTTTGGATTAGACCGTCCTTGGATCGAGCAATATTTCCGGTGGTTGTGGCGGATCGTAACTCAAGGTGATTTTGGTACGAGTTTCGTCTATCAGCGTTCCGTGTCTTCCTTGCTGTGGGAGCGGGTTGGAGCCACCTTACTACTAGCAATTTCATCTTTAATTGTCACCTGGGCGATCGCCATTCCTTTAGGAATTGTCGCCGCCGTGAAGCAAAATCAGTGGAGCGATCGCGTTTTACAAGTTATCAGTTACACCGGACAGGGATTTCCCAGCTTCATCACTGCCTTGTTACTCCTCATCTTCGCTCAAAACGTCTCTCCCCTCTTTCCCGTTGGAGACATGACGAGTATCAACCACGCCGATCTCACACCTCTAGGTAAAATTCTCGATGTTGGCTGGCACATGATTTTACCTACCATAGCTTTAAGTATTACCAGCTTTGCAGGCTTGCAACGGATCGCCCGTGGCGAACTTCTCGACGTACTCCGTCAAGATTACATTCAAACTGCCCGCGCCAAGGGACTACCAGAAAACCGCGTGATCTACGTCCACGCCCTGCGTAACGCCATCAACCCCCTAATCACCATCTTAGGATTTGAACTAGCTGGTTTATTAAGCGGTGCATTTATTGCCGAATTCTTCTTCAACTGGCCCGGATTAGGGCGCTTAATTTTGCAAGCAGTCTTAGCTCAAGATTTGTATCTCGTCATGGCAAGCTTGGTCATGGGAGCCGTAATGTTAATTGTTGGTAACTTAATTGCCGACCTGCTACTCAAAGTCGCCGATCCCCGGATCAAGTTAGAGAACCCCTAA